In Desulfomonile tiedjei, the DNA window AACCGGTCTGCCTCTTGTCCGAACCAACTGAAAAAACCCCTGTTCGGTTCAATAGTCTCAACCGTAAATCCGGCCAACGGAAGAAATTTCAAATACCAATGCGGTGTGAAGCCGCCATAAAAGTGGTACGGTTCCTGATGCAAGAAAGAGCCAAGGGGTGCAGTCAGCAACAGACGGCCTCCGGGCTTGAGGATGCGTCCAATTTCTTGCACGGCTTTGATAGGCTCAGGGACGTGTTCCAACACTTCCGTACACAAGACCATGTCAAATGAGCCATCGGGAACCGGAATATCTGTGATGTCCGATTCATAATCCAGCTTGGTATAGCCGCCCAAAGTGCTCGGTTCTTGGCCAAAGTCATGGGTCTTATATTCGCAGTGGGCAAATAGGTCGCGATATCGGCCACTACCTGCTCCAACATCGAGGACTCGGAGCCCCGGCCGGATCTGTGACGCGTGCATAGCCACCCACCGATCTCGTTCCCTCTGATTGAAACCAAGCCTCATAGCCATCCTTCAATCATCAAAGTCATGAGCAAAACGTTGTCCGTCAAGGCAGGATTGCGTTCCCGATTTTCCTTCCCTATCGCGAAGCATCTGCGGAGTAATAATTTAGCAAAATAACCCATCCGAAATATGCCCCCGCGAAAACTATCGCGGCCAATACTACTCCGCTAACTCCCCAGAGTGCAGCAAAGGCGATGTTCAACGTGACCCCAAGAACGGCAGTCACGATCTTGGGCCTGATCAGGTTTCGGGCACTCTCGTTGCTCAACATTTCCAAGGCCGCCAACTGACCTGTTCCAAACAATCCTCCTGCCAGTGCCATGAGGGGCAAGAGCCAGGACACTTCCAGATAATTCCTTGATGTCAGTACTGCAAATATGTGGGTGTGAAACATGGCTAAGGCCAAAACGGCAAATACTGTAAAGCCCAGTGATGCCCAGATCACCAGGTGATTTGTTCTAGATACTGCTCCTCTCCTCAGTGGGTCAGTCGCATCTCCAGCCATTTGAAAGAGAATTGGTGCCAGAAGCTGGGAAGCGATGCCGGACAGGAGCATCATTGGGTAATATCCCAACTGGTACAATACGGCGA includes these proteins:
- a CDS encoding class I SAM-dependent methyltransferase, translating into MAMRLGFNQRERDRWVAMHASQIRPGLRVLDVGAGSGRYRDLFAHCEYKTHDFGQEPSTLGGYTKLDYESDITDIPVPDGSFDMVLCTEVLEHVPEPIKAVQEIGRILKPGGRLLLTAPLGSFLHQEPYHFYGGFTPHWYLKFLPLAGFTVETIEPNRGFFSWFGQEADRFSALIDPRRTLRTGANWLLVTPLWALTLPFCRVLFPLVSGWLDRLGLDQTATVGYHVAATRNA